In Alkalihalobacterium alkalinitrilicum, a genomic segment contains:
- the brxC gene encoding BREX system P-loop protein BrxC — MNIKEMFQKPIDRDIKGVIKVGQDDETNIYQELDEYVVTNELTEHFHDFFESYQKGVLAHTDKMGVWISGFFGSGKSHFLKILSYILANKEVKGKRAVGFFEDKINDRTILENMKKAANVTTDVILFNIDAKSDSDSKLHKDSILRVFNKAFNEMQGFCGSIPWVADLERQLAKEGVYNSFKEAFQKVSGSTWEDSREDFYYEEDSIVEALAETSKMSEKAARNWYNKAEDNYSLSIEKFAQRINEYIDSKDENHHVLFLVDEMGQYIGDDTHLMLNLQTVVEQLGIYCGGKCWVMVTSQQEIDSITKVKGDDFSKIQGRFNTRLSLSSANVDEVIRKRILEKNDTAKETLQLLYPNKRSIINNLITFKDTPEMKSFADEEDFIDVYPFVPYQFQLLQKVFTGVRVHGAAGKSLSEGERSLLSAFQESAIAYASKEIGTFVPFSAFYETIEAFLDASVRSVIIQAKQNSRLNEKDIEVLKLLFLVKYVKEMPANIENLATLLVHEIDEDKVEQTKIIQSSLQRLIRETLILKNGEEYIFLTNDEQDVNREINSIHIDSSETIREIGILIFEDIYNEKKFRYSTRYHFPFNTYIDELALRQQGHQFGVKVITPYFEGLNDSNEAELKSMSLRENNLIIKLPSDTAIIEEMEQAKKIDAYLRKAGGTSTTSTIDEIKLRKRRESTERKKRVKTLLIDALIEADIYVNNQALKVKSKHPEERLNEAFKSLIESLYHKLKQVSEHTDSIKDLHELVSSSNEQLSLIEEDPNRLALTEVHAYIKRNSQRNIPITMKSLITFFSNIPYGWLEYDSVACVIKLFKSQDIKLQINQQSIQLQDKDFINYLTKREYVERTLVKEREKTPVKYLNNIKDLSKELTATTALPADEDRLRSQFNALLEKELDTVIKRYLDRYEKKPYPGKEHLLQAEETFKELISINDTLTWYKTAFQLKEDVLDYVDHRKDIKHFFEEQQMIFDDAIEKIEIFEKNQTYVIDEEITKAIVEMKKIIFQANPYGNIYRLPNLIKGFVEKFTELLEKECEPVREVIKIDYEKVLQELTSKSFKDKLLPQIKQRFDDLKLRLERVNNFYEAIAMKEESDRIKLRSFNEIYALDEEERRAQIQPITRKPSSGETATTEGAKTVNKVKKTVNVSMSNVLRGTTTVEDEQDIDNLLDQLRERLVKELKEDTIIRLI, encoded by the coding sequence ATGAATATAAAAGAAATGTTTCAAAAGCCAATTGATCGTGATATAAAAGGTGTAATTAAAGTTGGTCAAGATGATGAAACAAATATTTATCAAGAGTTGGATGAATACGTAGTCACAAATGAACTAACCGAACATTTTCATGACTTTTTTGAATCTTATCAAAAAGGCGTTCTCGCACATACTGATAAAATGGGAGTGTGGATTTCAGGTTTCTTTGGTTCAGGTAAGTCGCATTTCCTTAAAATTTTATCTTACATTCTTGCAAATAAAGAAGTAAAAGGTAAAAGAGCTGTTGGTTTTTTTGAAGATAAAATTAACGATCGAACAATTTTAGAAAATATGAAAAAAGCGGCTAACGTTACGACCGATGTTATTCTTTTTAATATAGATGCAAAGTCTGATTCTGACTCTAAATTACATAAAGACTCAATCTTACGAGTATTTAACAAAGCTTTTAACGAAATGCAAGGCTTTTGTGGTTCAATCCCTTGGGTAGCTGATTTAGAACGACAATTAGCTAAAGAGGGAGTTTATAATTCATTTAAAGAAGCTTTTCAAAAGGTTTCAGGTTCTACTTGGGAAGATTCACGTGAGGATTTTTATTATGAAGAAGATTCAATCGTTGAAGCACTAGCTGAAACATCAAAAATGAGTGAAAAAGCTGCAAGGAATTGGTACAACAAAGCAGAGGACAATTATAGCTTAAGTATTGAAAAATTCGCTCAAAGAATTAACGAATATATCGATAGTAAAGATGAAAACCACCATGTATTATTTCTCGTTGATGAAATGGGACAATACATCGGAGACGATACGCATCTGATGCTGAATTTACAAACTGTTGTCGAACAATTAGGTATTTATTGTGGTGGAAAATGTTGGGTTATGGTCACGAGTCAACAAGAAATCGATTCAATTACAAAAGTAAAAGGTGATGATTTTTCTAAAATTCAAGGTCGATTTAACACAAGATTAAGTTTATCAAGCGCCAATGTTGATGAAGTAATTCGTAAACGTATTTTAGAAAAAAACGATACAGCAAAAGAAACTTTACAACTGTTATATCCAAATAAACGGTCAATAATTAATAATTTGATCACGTTCAAAGATACGCCTGAGATGAAATCGTTTGCGGATGAAGAAGATTTTATCGATGTATACCCATTCGTTCCTTACCAATTTCAGTTGCTACAAAAAGTCTTCACAGGTGTCCGAGTTCACGGGGCTGCTGGAAAAAGTTTATCAGAAGGAGAACGTTCTCTATTAAGTGCTTTTCAGGAATCGGCGATTGCCTATGCTTCCAAAGAAATAGGTACATTTGTGCCGTTTTCTGCTTTTTATGAAACGATTGAAGCATTTCTAGATGCTAGTGTTCGATCTGTTATTATTCAAGCTAAGCAAAATAGTCGATTAAATGAAAAAGATATCGAAGTTTTAAAATTATTATTTTTAGTTAAGTACGTAAAGGAAATGCCAGCAAATATCGAAAATTTAGCTACATTACTCGTTCATGAAATTGATGAAGACAAAGTAGAGCAAACGAAAATTATTCAAAGTTCATTGCAGAGACTTATCCGTGAAACATTAATTTTAAAAAACGGCGAAGAATATATTTTTCTAACAAATGATGAACAAGATGTGAATCGAGAAATTAATAGTATTCATATCGATTCATCTGAAACCATCCGAGAAATTGGTATTTTGATTTTTGAAGATATTTATAATGAAAAGAAATTCCGATATTCAACTCGATATCATTTTCCATTTAACACATACATTGATGAACTCGCTTTACGACAACAAGGACATCAATTCGGCGTAAAAGTTATCACTCCATACTTTGAAGGTCTGAACGATAGTAATGAGGCAGAACTAAAATCGATGTCACTTCGAGAGAATAATTTAATTATAAAGCTACCATCTGATACAGCTATTATTGAAGAAATGGAACAAGCAAAAAAAATCGATGCATACCTTAGAAAAGCTGGAGGTACCTCAACAACTTCAACCATTGATGAAATTAAGTTAAGAAAAAGAAGAGAATCGACTGAACGCAAGAAACGAGTAAAAACACTCTTAATAGACGCATTAATAGAAGCTGATATTTATGTAAACAATCAAGCTTTAAAAGTAAAATCTAAACATCCAGAAGAAAGATTAAATGAAGCTTTCAAAAGCCTTATTGAATCTCTATATCATAAACTTAAGCAAGTTTCCGAGCATACCGATTCCATAAAGGATTTGCACGAACTCGTCAGTAGTTCAAACGAACAGTTATCGCTAATTGAAGAAGATCCAAATCGGTTGGCACTAACAGAAGTACATGCTTACATTAAACGGAACAGTCAACGTAATATACCAATAACAATGAAGTCTTTGATCACATTCTTCTCAAATATTCCATACGGTTGGCTAGAATACGATAGCGTAGCTTGTGTCATTAAGCTATTTAAATCTCAAGATATAAAATTGCAAATCAACCAACAATCAATACAATTGCAAGATAAGGACTTTATTAATTATTTGACGAAACGAGAGTATGTAGAACGAACACTAGTGAAAGAACGGGAGAAGACCCCTGTAAAATATTTGAATAATATTAAAGACCTTTCTAAAGAATTGACGGCAACGACAGCATTACCTGCAGATGAAGACCGTTTACGTAGTCAGTTTAATGCTTTGCTTGAAAAAGAGCTTGATACGGTCATCAAAAGGTATCTCGATCGTTACGAGAAAAAACCTTATCCAGGAAAAGAACATTTACTCCAAGCTGAAGAAACATTTAAAGAACTAATATCGATCAACGACACACTTACATGGTATAAAACTGCTTTTCAACTAAAAGAAGACGTTTTAGATTACGTTGATCATCGAAAAGATATTAAACACTTTTTTGAAGAACAACAAATGATTTTTGACGATGCAATCGAAAAGATTGAAATCTTCGAGAAAAATCAAACATATGTTATTGATGAAGAAATCACAAAAGCCATTGTCGAGATGAAGAAGATTATTTTCCAAGCAAATCCATATGGAAATATTTACCGATTACCAAATTTGATTAAAGGGTTTGTAGAGAAGTTCACTGAACTATTAGAAAAAGAATGTGAACCTGTTCGTGAAGTCATAAAAATTGACTATGAAAAAGTACTACAAGAGCTTACGAGTAAATCGTTTAAGGACAAACTTTTACCTCAAATTAAACAAAGGTTTGACGATTTAAAACTTCGTTTAGAACGAGTGAATAACTTCTACGAAGCGATCGCCATGAAAGAGGAAAGTGACCGAATAAAACTACGTTCATTTAATGAAATTTATGCGCTCGATGAGGAGGAACGACGAGCACAAATTCAGCCAATCACTCGAAAACCATCGTCTGGGGAAACAGCCACTACTGAAGGAGCAAAAACCGTCAATAAAGTGAAAAAAACGGTTAATGTTAGCATGTCTAATGTTCTTCGTGGTACAACAACTGTAGAGGACGAACAAGATATCGATAATTTACTTGATCAACTGCGGGAGCGTCTCGTCAAAGAGCTAAAAGAAGATACCATTATTCGCTTAATTTAG
- a CDS encoding DUF1788 domain-containing protein: MPTIHERLDMIIPKITDPTFLQNKGLGNEIGFHIFDYNPKYELLVREHITFIKKRINNNNTGIHIREFDLYEVILEILSEKGYLQKNFALEAKKGSEFVINATKKALRLTLNNDMVVQYISDRVQEHDIVFLTGIGKAYPVIRSHSILNNLHGVIDHVPVVMFFPGSYDGLELVLFNEIKDDNYYRAFQLIEN; this comes from the coding sequence ATGCCGACAATTCACGAACGACTTGACATGATTATTCCGAAAATCACTGATCCTACTTTTTTACAAAACAAAGGATTAGGAAATGAAATTGGATTTCATATTTTTGACTACAACCCTAAATATGAACTTCTAGTTAGGGAGCATATTACGTTTATAAAAAAACGGATCAATAATAATAACACTGGTATACACATCCGAGAGTTTGACCTTTATGAAGTTATATTAGAAATTTTATCAGAAAAAGGATATTTGCAAAAAAACTTTGCATTAGAAGCAAAAAAAGGAAGTGAATTTGTTATAAATGCTACAAAAAAAGCGCTACGGCTTACATTAAATAATGACATGGTCGTTCAGTACATTTCTGATCGAGTGCAAGAACATGATATTGTATTTCTAACGGGAATCGGCAAAGCCTATCCGGTCATTCGTTCACATTCAATTCTCAATAATTTACATGGTGTCATTGATCACGTTCCTGTTGTCATGTTTTTTCCAGGTTCTTATGACGGTTTAGAGCTAGTTTTGTTTAACGAAATTAAAGATGATAACTATTATCGTGCGTTTCAATTAATAGAAAACTAA
- a CDS encoding DUF1819 family protein, whose amino-acid sequence MVNGLKYSTTIKSRDYMYLYLKKAVSLYISGISEVELKERATKENLFQVNSESRKKEIAATVIQRIHLLDPYLMEAMIDSDLESSKVIALYTVIKTDRLFFEFMNEVFKDKVLFGDMVLMDKDFNLFFETKAKQSEVIAKWKDYTFYKLQQVYIRILFEAGLLKNKKGDREILLPILDPEIKSHIENKGDTIYLQAMGVK is encoded by the coding sequence ATGGTAAATGGATTAAAATATAGTACAACAATTAAATCTAGAGATTATATGTATTTATATTTAAAAAAGGCTGTATCACTTTATATAAGTGGGATTAGCGAAGTTGAGCTAAAAGAACGAGCAACAAAAGAAAATTTATTTCAAGTAAACTCAGAGAGCCGAAAAAAGGAAATTGCCGCAACAGTAATTCAAAGAATTCATTTATTAGATCCTTATTTAATGGAGGCGATGATCGATTCAGATCTCGAGTCAAGTAAAGTTATTGCCTTGTATACGGTTATAAAAACTGACCGCTTATTTTTTGAATTTATGAACGAAGTGTTTAAAGACAAAGTACTGTTTGGAGATATGGTGTTAATGGATAAAGACTTTAACCTCTTTTTTGAAACGAAAGCGAAACAAAGTGAAGTGATTGCGAAATGGAAAGATTATACATTTTATAAACTACAACAAGTATATATTCGAATACTATTTGAAGCAGGTTTGTTGAAAAATAAAAAAGGAGATCGTGAAATCCTCCTTCCGATCCTTGACCCAGAAATCAAAAGTCATATCGAAAATAAAGGGGATACGATTTATTTACAAGCGATGGGGGTAAAGTAA
- a CDS encoding MEDS domain-containing protein, translated as MTVSAKTIALTEKVKVNEGSHILYFYQSEERYLENLSSFIITATILNQHAIVIETPARYKAVKQKLLEHITESEIENFVHYVNNYEFYRQYEDFRFNRVLENFKHTVQPFVDGDLCVRVWGLVDWQDQPNIMEKLHNI; from the coding sequence ATGACAGTTTCCGCAAAAACGATAGCATTAACAGAAAAAGTTAAGGTGAATGAGGGTTCACACATTTTGTATTTTTATCAGTCTGAGGAACGCTATTTAGAGAATCTTTCTTCATTTATAATCACGGCGACCATACTAAATCAACATGCTATTGTCATTGAAACACCGGCCCGTTACAAAGCAGTTAAACAAAAATTATTAGAGCATATAACTGAAAGTGAGATAGAAAATTTCGTTCATTATGTTAATAACTATGAATTTTATCGGCAATATGAAGATTTTAGGTTTAATCGTGTACTTGAAAACTTTAAACATACAGTTCAGCCTTTTGTAGACGGTGATCTGTGTGTTCGTGTTTGGGGTCTTGTTGATTGGCAAGATCAACCGAATATAATGGAAAAATTACATAACATATGA
- a CDS encoding sensor histidine kinase: MLTIDTFWKKKLIKVVPLLEEVYTVMTVKARTQNIILKSDIRVPSNTIINGNKMGFKLIISNLLSNAIKYSTENKPVFLNSYIQGKKLIIDIIDQGIGMSPEEVEKLFQKYQKLNDEIARQGIGLFRVYKLVKHFDGEIHVESELGVGTTVRVIFPL; this comes from the coding sequence ATGTTAACTATAGATACGTTTTGGAAGAAAAAACTAATTAAAGTGGTGCCTTTACTAGAAGAAGTATATACAGTGATGACTGTTAAAGCTAGAACACAAAATATCATTCTGAAATCAGATATACGTGTTCCTAGTAACACAATAATTAATGGAAACAAAATGGGATTCAAGTTAATTATTTCGAATTTATTGAGCAACGCGATCAAATATAGCACTGAAAATAAACCTGTGTTTCTAAATAGTTATATACAAGGAAAAAAGCTTATTATTGATATTATTGACCAAGGTATTGGGATGTCACCTGAAGAGGTGGAAAAGCTCTTTCAAAAATATCAGAAATTAAATGATGAAATAGCACGACAAGGTATTGGGCTGTTTAGGGTTTATAAGCTTGTAAAGCATTTTGACGGAGAAATTCACGTAGAAAGTGAATTAGGCGTAGGAACGACTGTTAGAGTTATTTTCCCATTGTAG
- a CDS encoding MATE family efflux transporter: protein MKQKFQSERLGTEPIPKLLRSLSIPAIIGMVVMALYNVIDTIFISYGVGISAVAGVTISFPLMMIMMAISAAMGIGGASVISRRLGEKNEKEANQVFGNVLTIIILLSVVGVIGAFTFLEPVLILFGATPDILPYAIDYMFPILLATLFFTFSFATNSIIRSEGNARFAMMAMIIPSVLNIILDAVFIFGLNMGVKGAAYATVISQAIASAMVIQYFISGNSTLSLKIADFKLKLKLVKEIILVGLPAFVQQAAGSVMMIAINVMLIRYGGEFYVGVFGIIQRIIMMSFMPMAGVMQGMQPIVGYNYGANNFARLRQTVLLSLKIVTVISFGVFLIVMMFPAFLMSIFTSDAAVIEAGADSMRVMFAAVFLIGIQIISSGLYQALGKAKLALILSLSRQFIFLIPLVLILPHFFGTTGVWLAFPIADFFSFVLAFYLLYRHRKTFLKGETDESKSKSIDYKEPTHSSM from the coding sequence ATGAAGCAAAAATTTCAAAGTGAACGCCTTGGAACAGAACCGATACCAAAGTTATTAAGAAGTTTATCTATTCCAGCGATCATTGGAATGGTCGTAATGGCTCTATACAATGTCATAGATACAATTTTTATTTCGTACGGGGTTGGGATTTCAGCGGTTGCTGGAGTTACGATTTCATTCCCCTTAATGATGATTATGATGGCCATATCAGCAGCAATGGGTATTGGTGGAGCTTCTGTTATTTCACGAAGACTAGGGGAGAAAAATGAAAAAGAAGCGAACCAAGTGTTTGGTAATGTCCTTACCATCATCATTCTATTAAGTGTGGTCGGGGTAATTGGAGCTTTTACTTTTTTAGAACCTGTGTTAATTCTATTTGGTGCAACGCCTGATATTTTACCATATGCAATCGATTATATGTTTCCCATCTTATTAGCAACGCTCTTTTTTACGTTTTCGTTTGCAACCAATAGTATCATTCGATCAGAGGGAAATGCTCGGTTTGCGATGATGGCTATGATTATACCATCTGTACTTAACATCATCCTTGACGCGGTTTTTATTTTTGGTTTAAATATGGGTGTTAAAGGGGCTGCATATGCCACAGTCATTTCACAAGCTATTGCTAGTGCAATGGTCATTCAATATTTTATTTCAGGTAACAGCACATTATCATTAAAGATTGCTGATTTTAAATTAAAATTAAAACTAGTAAAAGAGATAATATTAGTCGGACTTCCCGCGTTTGTTCAACAAGCAGCTGGTAGTGTCATGATGATTGCTATAAACGTGATGCTCATCCGCTATGGTGGGGAGTTTTATGTTGGTGTATTCGGAATTATTCAGCGAATTATTATGATGTCGTTTATGCCAATGGCTGGAGTGATGCAAGGGATGCAACCGATTGTTGGTTATAATTACGGGGCTAACAATTTCGCACGACTTCGCCAAACCGTATTGCTAAGCCTGAAAATTGTTACTGTGATCTCGTTCGGTGTTTTTCTTATCGTTATGATGTTCCCAGCATTTTTAATGTCTATTTTCACATCAGATGCTGCTGTTATTGAAGCAGGGGCAGACTCAATGAGAGTCATGTTTGCTGCCGTCTTTTTGATAGGAATTCAAATTATTAGTAGCGGTTTATATCAAGCATTAGGGAAAGCTAAACTTGCGTTAATTTTATCATTATCACGTCAGTTTATTTTCTTAATTCCGCTCGTATTAATTTTACCGCACTTTTTTGGGACGACAGGGGTTTGGTTAGCCTTTCCAATTGCCGATTTCTTTTCTTTTGTATTAGCATTCTATTTGTTGTATCGTCATCGAAAAACGTTCCTAAAAGGTGAGACTGATGAAAGTAAAAGTAAGTCTATTGATTATAAAGAACCAACTCACTCGAGTATGTAA
- a CDS encoding MarR family winged helix-turn-helix transcriptional regulator, producing the protein MEHNLEERVGYHIGIVGHLMQNLYNEKLSEFGLTVAQAKVIHLLHAKGEQLQAELQKSLFIKAPTMNGIIDSMLKKGLIEKEDNQNDRRSKTILLTEKGRLLEKELWNGIGQVEEKLLIGLSKEEQQILILWLKKIADNLKQ; encoded by the coding sequence GTGGAACACAATTTGGAGGAAAGAGTCGGTTATCATATTGGAATTGTTGGTCACCTAATGCAAAATTTATATAATGAAAAATTAAGTGAATTTGGATTAACAGTCGCCCAAGCTAAAGTAATCCATTTATTACATGCTAAGGGAGAGCAACTCCAAGCAGAACTTCAAAAAAGTCTCTTCATTAAAGCGCCAACGATGAATGGCATAATAGACTCGATGTTAAAAAAAGGACTCATTGAAAAAGAAGATAATCAAAACGATCGACGGAGCAAAACCATCCTATTAACTGAAAAAGGTAGGTTGCTAGAAAAAGAATTATGGAACGGTATTGGTCAAGTGGAAGAAAAACTCTTAATAGGCCTCTCAAAAGAAGAACAGCAAATCCTTATTCTATGGTTAAAGAAAATAGCCGATAATTTAAAGCAATAA
- a CDS encoding Cof-type HAD-IIB family hydrolase encodes MEIVKKKNIKLIAIDLDGTLLNHQHEISMENRKAIKQAEAQGIHVVISTGRTIMACEELVKSLSLSSYLITVNGSEIWDENGKLIDRQILDVEHIKHMWQLKQQHNTFCWAASVGNVWKEKFPEEFTEHEWMKFGFDVKDDNIRKVILDELLQIKELEVSNSSLTNIEINAAGVNKARAIEKVCKRLGITMDHVLSMGDSLNDLAMIKEAGIGVAMGNAQPSVKNAADWVTTSNVEHGVAVAIRKWAL; translated from the coding sequence ATGGAAATTGTAAAGAAAAAAAACATAAAATTAATAGCTATTGATTTGGATGGCACGTTGTTAAATCATCAACATGAAATTTCAATGGAAAATCGCAAAGCAATAAAACAAGCTGAAGCTCAAGGTATTCACGTTGTTATAAGTACAGGAAGGACAATCATGGCGTGTGAAGAGTTAGTTAAGTCTCTATCCCTCAGCTCATATCTCATAACAGTAAATGGAAGTGAAATATGGGATGAGAACGGAAAGCTTATCGATAGACAAATATTGGATGTGGAACACATTAAGCATATGTGGCAATTAAAGCAACAACATAATACGTTTTGTTGGGCAGCATCAGTAGGTAACGTTTGGAAAGAAAAGTTTCCTGAAGAATTTACGGAACACGAATGGATGAAGTTTGGCTTTGATGTAAAAGATGATAATATCAGAAAGGTAATTTTAGATGAATTACTACAAATTAAAGAACTTGAAGTAAGTAATTCTAGCTTAACGAACATTGAAATTAATGCTGCAGGGGTAAACAAAGCAAGAGCGATTGAAAAAGTATGTAAACGGTTAGGTATAACAATGGACCATGTACTTTCGATGGGCGATAGTCTTAATGACTTGGCAATGATTAAAGAAGCTGGAATAGGTGTGGCCATGGGAAATGCTCAACCATCTGTAAAAAATGCTGCTGATTGGGTTACAACCTCAAATGTAGAACACGGTGTAGCTGTCGCTATTCGAAAATGGGCACTGTAA
- a CDS encoding radical SAM/SPASM domain-containing protein produces MKKFKKFYLEITSVCNLACSFCPPTERQKQFISVEDFSKRLDQIKPHTDYIYLHVKGEPLLHPKIDQLLDISYEKGFKVNITTNGTLLRKAKNKIINKPALRQMNFSLHSFDGHEGSTDKEGYVGSILQFIKEATSQSELIVSLRLWNLTEDNLTNVQKKRNREVLEIIENEFNLDYKIEEKVVPGTGVKIAERIYLNQDIEFKWSSLHEEEDEGKGFCHGLRNQAGILANGTVIPCCLDGEGIISLGNINETPFSEIIEGKRANNLYNGFSRREAVEELCRKCGYRKRFGA; encoded by the coding sequence TTGAAAAAGTTTAAAAAATTTTATTTGGAAATTACCAGTGTTTGTAATCTTGCTTGCAGCTTCTGTCCTCCTACTGAAAGACAAAAGCAATTTATTTCAGTAGAAGATTTTTCAAAACGCTTGGATCAAATTAAGCCTCATACAGATTATATATATTTGCATGTCAAAGGTGAACCGTTACTACATCCTAAAATAGATCAATTATTAGACATTAGTTACGAAAAAGGATTTAAAGTCAATATTACTACAAACGGGACGTTACTTCGTAAAGCTAAGAATAAAATTATCAATAAACCAGCATTACGACAAATGAACTTTTCACTTCACAGTTTTGATGGCCATGAAGGATCTACTGATAAAGAAGGATATGTAGGAAGTATTTTACAGTTCATTAAGGAAGCTACAAGTCAATCTGAGTTAATCGTCTCCCTCAGGCTTTGGAACTTAACCGAGGACAACTTGACTAATGTTCAAAAAAAACGAAATCGGGAAGTCCTTGAAATTATTGAAAATGAATTTAATCTCGATTATAAAATTGAGGAAAAAGTCGTACCAGGGACTGGTGTGAAAATTGCAGAACGTATTTACTTGAACCAAGACATTGAATTTAAATGGTCAAGTTTACATGAAGAAGAAGATGAAGGAAAAGGGTTTTGTCACGGTCTAAGAAACCAAGCAGGAATATTAGCAAATGGCACTGTCATTCCATGTTGTCTTGATGGAGAAGGTATTATTAGTTTAGGTAATATTAACGAAACGCCCTTCTCAGAAATAATCGAAGGTAAACGAGCCAACAATTTATATAATGGGTTTTCACGCCGAGAAGCGGTTGAAGAATTATGTAGGAAATGTGGGTATCGAAAACGATTTGGTGCTTAA
- a CDS encoding PilZ domain-containing protein → MGKRFKRNEAFRYDFGISLDCEFKLTKSANESMTKHDRTAGKVINISPKGLQLGDGANSTDIKIGDQLEITFTLTSDTFILVGEVVWKKNEFHGNLYGIQFLTTGMEQAIIDELKKYAKEQLK, encoded by the coding sequence ATGGGGAAAAGGTTTAAAAGAAATGAAGCATTTAGGTATGATTTTGGAATTTCTTTAGATTGTGAATTTAAACTAACAAAATCTGCAAACGAAAGCATGACCAAACATGATCGAACTGCAGGAAAAGTTATAAATATAAGTCCAAAAGGGTTACAACTAGGTGATGGAGCAAATTCAACTGACATAAAAATAGGTGATCAATTAGAAATAACGTTCACCTTAACCTCAGATACTTTCATATTGGTTGGAGAAGTCGTTTGGAAAAAAAATGAATTTCATGGAAATCTGTATGGTATCCAGTTTCTAACTACAGGGATGGAACAGGCAATCATTGATGAATTAAAAAAGTATGCTAAAGAACAACTAAAATAA